CAGTTGCATCCGGAGCTTCCAGACGGCCCAGATAAGGGATGTCAGCCGCCAGCGCCAAAATGCGTCCGGAATAAAGTTTGATTAAATCGGTGTCGCCTGACATGTCTGTTTCCTTAGCCGCCTAATGCCTACATAACCTTCCCGTCCGCAGATGCAAATTCATGAAAGATGTTGACCATGTCATTTAATCCATCCGACCTGACCTTTAACGATGCCGGTTTGATCCCGGTCATTGCTCAAGACGCAAAGAGCCATGAGGTACTGATGCTGGCATGGATGAATGCAGAGGCGGTCACCCGTACCCTAGAGACCCGCCGCGTGACCTATTGGAGCCGGTCACGACAGTCATTCTGGATCAAGGGCGAAACCAGCGGTCATACTCAGGAACTGGTCGAGTTTCGTTTTGACTGCGATCAGGATTGTCTTTTGGTTCTGGTCAACCAGACCGGCGCGGCCTGTCATACGGGGCGGCGTCACTGCTTTTACCGCGCAGTAAAGGGGGATGAGGTGGTGGAACTTATTGCGCCTGAATAAGTTAAAGCTTTAGATTAGTTAAGGGAGCTATCTATCTATTAGTGAACGAATATCTTGGGTAGTTATTCCTTCATTTCGATAGGTCGATATGGCCCGCGCATCGTCTCGTTTGGCAAGCCGCTTGCCTGCATCATCGCGGATCAGCCTGTGGTGGTGATAGCTGGGCACCGGCAGGCCCAGCAGTGTTTGCAGAACCACGTGGATTTTCGTCGCTTCAAATAGATCCGCACCGCGCACCACATGGCTGATGCCCTGCGCGGCATCATCCAGCACCACGGCGAGGTGATAAGAGGTGCCCATGTCACGCCGTGCGATGACGATATCGCCGACCTGGTTGACCACATCTTGACCGGTAAATCTGATCTGGCCGGTTTCGCCTACAGGCCCTGCACCTGTCTCGGTGAACTGGAAAACCTGATCGGGATTTTCGATGGTTGCTGCGATGTTAAGCCGCAAGACGGTATTGCCTTGCGGGCGTTCCGATTGAGACTGCTCCCCATCAGGGCGGCAAGTGCCGGGATAGATCAGCCCGTCCGGCCCATGGGTTGGCACACCTTCCTGCGGGGCGGAAAGTGCAGCGTTGATATCGGCGCGGGTGCAGCTGCAAGGGTAAATATGATTGCTCTTCCAAAGGCTATCCAGCGTGGCCCCATAGACGGCCAGCCGCTCTGACTGGCGCATCACGGGTGTCGGCCAGCGCAGGCCCAGCCATGCCAGATCATCATAGATCTGTGCCTCCCATGCAGGGCGCGCGCGGGATTGATCAATATCTTCGATCCGCAGCAGGAATTCACCGCCCTGTTCAACGGCCATATCATAGGCCAGCATCGCCGAATAGGCATGGCCAAGGTGAAGTGGTCCGGTTGGGGATGGCGCAAAACGGGTTCTAAAAGTCACGCTTTTTCAAGGATATAAACGTTAGATTGCATGTCGATACCCGGCAAATGTGCGCCGCGTTCGCGAAACAGCAGACGCGCCGCACCACAGTCGGTCCATTCGTTGATCCGCGCCTCATGAACCGGATCTTGAAGCGTGTGATCGTTGAAACTGAACACCAGACGGCCATCGCGCGGCAGGGCTTTCATCAGCATGTCCAAAACCGAAATCGGCGCAGCCCCGGTGCCAATCACGCCAATGGCGGCAATATTGGCATAGCTGCCTGTTGCAATGACGGTGTCGGCCGTCACCTGTCTGGTGCTGCGATAAACACCTTTCTGTGTCGCCTGTGCCAACATTTCCTTTGATATATCGACACCATCGATGGTTTCAAACCCGGCCAGCTTCAGCGCCAGACCGGACAATCCCGTGCCACACCCGAAATCCAGGAGCGGGGCAGTCAGGTCTGGCGTCATTCCTGCCAGTGCAGCGGCACATCGCCCCGGTGTAGCATAGCCGTGTTCGCCAACTTCCGTCTCATAGGTTTTGGCCCAGGCGTCGTAGATCTCGCGTGTTTCGGTCTCACCGCTTGCGGCATAGACCTTGTTCAGAAAAACCTCTGTCATGACAGAAGTTTAGGCGGGCAGTTCGCTTCTGTCCAGCCATGCCTGCCAATCCAGTTTGGCGCGATCCGTATAGGCCTTGTAACGATCCTTGCGCCCCCGACGTCCCGATTTCAGCCCTTCAACCGGCGGGAAGAGGCCAAAGTTCACATTCATCGGCTGGAAAGTTTTGGCATCAGCGCCACCGGTGATATGGGTGATCAACGCGCCCATCGCCGTGGTATTCGGTGGGGTTGGGGCAGTGCCGCCCAGCAGCTCTGCCGCGGCCATACGGCCGGCCAGCAGCCCCATGGCCGCGCTTTCCACATAGCCTTCAACGCCGGTGATCTGCCCGGCAAAGCGGATATTGGGGCGCGAGCGCAGGCGCATCTGGTCATCCAGCAAGGTGGGTGAGTTGATAAAGGAGTTGCGATGAATGCCGCCGAGTCGCGCAAAGGAAGCATCCTCAAGGCCGGGTATCATTTTAAAAACATCAGTTTGCGCGCCGTACTTCATCTTGGTCTGAAAGCCGACCATGTTGTAAAGCGTGCCCAGCTTATTGTCGCGACGTAGCTGCACAACGGCATAGGCTTTGACATCAGGCTGATGGGCATTGGTCAGCCCCACGGGTTTCATCGGGCCAAAGCGCAGGGTCTCGCGACCGCGCTCGGCCATGACCTCAATCGGCAAGCAGCCGTCGAAATACCCGGCGGTTTCGCCTTCGCGGAACTCGGTCTTATCCGCCGCCAGCAGCGCGTCAATGAAGGCTTCATATTGCTCTTTCGACATTGGGCAGTTCAGATAGGCGGTACGCTCTTCCTCGGTCTCGCCCTTGTCATAACGGGACTGCATCCAGGCGCGGTCCATATTGATGCTGTCGAAATAGATGATCGGCGCGATGGCGTCGAAAAATGCGAGGGCCTCGGCACCGGTCTCTGCGGCAATTGCTTCGGCCAATGCGCCAGAAGTCAGCGGGCCGGTTGCAATGATCCATTGACCGTCTTCTGGCAGGCTGGTGATCTCGCCATATTCAACGGTGACGTTCGGATGGGCCAACAGGGCGTCGGTGACGGATTGGGCAAAGGGTTCACGGTCCACCGCCAGCGCGCCACCGGCGGGCAGCTTGTGCTTATCCGCAGTGGCCATGATTAACCCGTTTGCCGCACGCATTTCCCAATGCAGCAGCCCCACGGCGTTTTGTTCTGAATCATCTGAACGAAAAGAGTTGGAACAGACCATTTCCCCCAGCAACCCGGTTTGGTGGGCAAATGTCCCGACATCGGGCCGCATTTCATGGATGACGACCTGAACGCCGGCATTTGCTGCCTGCCAGGCGGCTTCTGAACCGGCCATGCCGCCGCCAATGATGTGTAAGGTATCCATGTCAGCCCTTTGCGGTTTCCTGAGGTTGATCGGATCACCCAACATGGTCGGCCATGGGAAGAGGCAGGTTTGTCAGGGGAAACAGATCACAAGGTGTTTGGGGGGATTTAGGGCAGCTGCCACATAGGTGCAATGGGCAGCGTCAAAGATCCAATCGGGGAGGGGGCTGATTTGGGGTCGCCGCTGCAGGGATGGTCGATCAGTGAGAGGCTGATCTGGAGGGACCTTCTGCTAGGCGGCGACCCAAAATAGTCAGGCGCGTCTGCGCTCTGTCATAATCATGCCCCAATTGTGCCCCAATTGATAGTCCTGATTTTGCAACAATTGAAAACAGCTTTGGAAACAATCACTGCTCCCAGTCGGGATCGCGTTTTTCAAGGAAGGCATTGATGCCTTCGGCGGTGTCATCGCGCAGCATGTTTTGCACCATGACTTCGCCGGTATAGGCATAGGCCTCTGCCACGGGCATGGACATTTGGGTGTAAAATGCCTCTTTGCCGATTTTCACCGCTGCGCCCAGTTTAGCGGCAACAGTTTCGGCCAGCTCTGCGGTTTCCGCTTCGAGGGTTTCGGCAGTCACCACACGGTTGATCAGACCCAATGATTCTGCCCGTGTCGCGTCGATGAACCTGCCGGTGGTCAACATTTCAAACGCCTGTTTACGGGGGATGTTGCGGGACAGGGCAACCATTGGGGTCGAACAGAACAGCCCGATGTTCACTCCGTTCACGCCAAATCTTGTGCCTTCGGCCGCAACAGCCATGTCGCAGGTGGCGACCAGTTGGCATCCGGCAGCGGTGGCGATGCCATGCACCTGCGCGATCACCGGCTGTGGCATCGACTGAATACGGGCCATGACGCTGGCACAGCGGTCAAACAGATCCTTGAACGCCGCCGCGCCCCCATCCGGTGCCTGCCGCATCGCGGTCATCTGGCGCAGATCATGCCCGGCGCAGAAGGCTTTGCCGCTGCCGGACAGCGTAATCACACGGGTGTCCGGGTCACCGGCCAGTTGGTCGAGTGTCGATTGCAAAGCCGCCAGCATCTCGTCTGACAGGGCATTCAACCGCTCGGGCGCGTTCATTGTCAGGTGGGTCACGGCCCCACGTTGCGTCACTTGCAAAATTGCCATCTTGTCACCCTCGTGTTTTCTGCGCCAACTCTAGGGGCAAAAACAAGGGAAGAACAAGCATGGCCGCCGTGATGACAGCACAGCAATTGAACGATTTTCTGGGGCAGGTGTTTGAGCAGGTCGCGGATGACTTCCATGTGGATGAGGTCGCAGGGGACCATGTGACCATGCGCTTGCTGACCTCTGACAAACATCTGCGCCCCGGTGGTACCATCTCCGGGCCGGCGATGTTTGGCTTGGCGGATGTGGCGGCCTATGTCGTGACCCTGGCGCATATCGGGCCCAAGGCGCTGGCGGTCACCACCAATTGTTCGATTGATTTCATGCGCAAACCCGAGGCCGGAGTGCCCCTGATCGCCAAGGCGCGGCTTTTGAAGTTGGGCAAGCAACTGTCGGTCACGGATGTCTTGTTATTTTCGGAAGGGATGGAGGCCCCCGTGGCGCGGGCCAGCCTTACCTACGCAATCCCGCCGAAATCAATGGGCTGACGGGCCATAGCAACGAAAAATGGGCCGGAAAATTCCGGCCCAGTTGGAAGAGATCTGGCGGTTGCCACGGGGATGTTACACCCGCCAGAACACGCGTCGGTATTCGTCACGAACATCGTCGCGTGTCAGTCCCACATCGCTCAGCTGCCACGGCTCCAGTTGCGAAAGCGCAAGCCGTGTGCGGCGGCGAGTGGCCCATTTCGTCACCACAACCGCGAAACGGACCGCAAGCTGCGCCGCAATCGGCGTGCCTTGCTGGGAGAGAATGCTGGAAGCATCGGTCGGCATCGGTCTGGTGAGTGTCATGGGAAACTCCTTTCGTAGAATTGTATTGACACAATATAGCAATTTGCTACAGGATAACGATACAAATACTGATACAAAGCTGCTAGGGAAATATTGTAATGAGTACAATTTTGGCGAAAGAGATGCTGCGCGACTCTAAACCCAAGTACAAAGCGGTGGTGGCGATGATCCGGGATCAGATTGCGGCGGGTGGATTGTCGGTCGGGGACAAGCTGCCGCCGGTGCGCGAATTGGCCTGGCAATTGCAGATCACACCGGGCACCGTGGCCCGCGCCTATACAGTATTAACCGACAGCGGCGTTTTGCATGCAGAGGTTGGCCGTGGCACATTCGTCAGTGACCCTGCGACGACAATCGAAAAGGAATCCGGTGAATTACCGTTGAATTTGATCGAGATAGACGTGGTGCGGCACAATTCCGGCGGTGACGTCAACTCGGTAAACCTGTTTTCCCCGCATCTGCCCAATGGCGGTCAGGTGGAGTTGATACGAAAGCTGATGGGGGAGATTGCAAAGGATCCACCTTCCGGCATCATGCATTATCCTTCGCGACGCAGCGCAGAACCGGCACGTGAAGCGATGACACAATGGTTGCATGGCGCCCCCATTGGTCAGATCGACGCCAATGACATTGTATTGTCCCATGGTGGGCAGAACGCAATTGTATTGGTATTCCAAACAATTCTGCGGGGCAGACGGCCTGTGGTTTTTGTTGAGGAATTGGCCTATCCGGGATTTCGTCGAGCGGCCGAGCTGGTGCGCGCCGATATTGTACCAATCGCTTGTGACAAGGATGGGATCATTCCCGAAGCCCTGGCTGCTGCCGCAGAACGTCACCCTGAGGCACAGATCCTGTGTACCTCGCCGGAAGTACACAGCCCGACCTGTGGCTTCACCCCGATGGAGCGGCGGCTGGCACTGGTCAAGGTTGCCCGTAAGGCGGATTTGCAGATCCTAGAGGATGATTGTTACAGGATCGGGCGCGCCGAGGGGGAGGGGTATCGCCTGCTTGCGCCGGAACGCGGCTGGTACGTGAGCTCCCTGTCCAAATCCGTGACACCAGCGCTGCGGATCGGTTGTGCCATTGGACCCAGAGGCATGTCAGCGGCGCTGCACCGGTCAGCAGAACATGGGTTTTTCGGCTTGGCCACCCCGATGCTCGATCTATGTGCCGCCCTGCTGGCCCATCCGCAGTTGCCGCAGATCATGGAAAACTCGCGGCTGGGGGTTGAACGATACGTCAAGGTTGCTGTGAACACTTTGGGCGGGTTTGATCTGCGTTGGCGTCACGATGTGCCATTCCTGTGGTTGAAGTTGCCACAGGGCTGGCGGGCGTCAGCGTTCTGTCTCGCTGCGGAGAAGGCGGGGGTCCAGATCAGGGCAGCCGAAGAATTTGCCAGCCGCGATGCGCAAAGCCCGCATGCGGTGCGCATGGCGGTGAACGGCGGTGTGTCGCTGCGCAGCTTTGAGGCCGCGATGGAGCGGTTGCGCCGGCTTCTGGACAATCCGCCGGAAGAAATCGGCGTATAATCCACGATCCGGCTCCCGCAGAGCTGCGAAACATGGGTGAAATGTGGGGTATTATATTACCTAATTTCTATCACATTGATTTTGCTCATCTAAATCGTGAATACCGCGCTTGACCCTATGCTTTTCCACTATATAACCCGGCCATCACTACGGGGCAGCGGGCTTTGGTCTTTTGCCACACAACTTTTAGGAATGTCCGATGAAAACCTTCTCAGCAACACCGGCTGACATTGACAAGAAATGGATCATCATTGACGCCGAAGGCGTCGTGCTGGGCCGTCTTGCGTCTATCGTCGCCACCCGCCTGCGCGGTAAGCACAAGCCTTCTTTCACGCCTCACATGGATTGTGGTGACAATGTCATCATCATCAATGCTGAAAAGGTCCAGATGACCGGCAAGAAGCGCGATGAAAAATTCTACTGGCACACCGGCCACCCCGGCGGGATCAAAGAGCGTACCAAGGCACAGATCCTTGAAGGCGCACATCCAGAGCGTATCGTGACCCTCGCGGTCAAGCGCATGCTGCCCGGCAACCGCCTGAGCCGTCAGATCATGACAAACCTGCGCGTCTATGCAGGTGCAGAGCATGGTCACGAGGCCCAAAACCCCGAAGTTCTGGACGTTAAGGCCATGAACCCCAAAAACACGCGGAGTGCATGAAGATGTCCGACGAAATCAACACACTCGAAGACCTCGCACAGGTTGCTGGCGTTGCGGCGACACCCGAAGTCGAATTGACCCCACGCGAGCCCGTTCGTGACGAGCTGGGCCGTTCCTATGCCACTGGTAAGCGTAAAGATGCGGTTGCCCGCGTCTGGATCAAACCCGGTTCCGGTAAGGTTGTTGTAAACGGCAAGCCGCAGAATGAATATTTTGCCCGCCCCGTTCTGCAGATGATCCTGGCCCAGCCATTTGGCATCACCGGCACAGAAGGTCAGTTTGACGTTTTCGCCACGGTCAAGGGCGGCGGTCTGTCCGGTCAGGCCGGTGCGGTAAAGCACGGTGTTTCCA
This DNA window, taken from Sulfitobacter pacificus, encodes the following:
- the hisI gene encoding phosphoribosyl-AMP cyclohydrolase produces the protein MSFNPSDLTFNDAGLIPVIAQDAKSHEVLMLAWMNAEAVTRTLETRRVTYWSRSRQSFWIKGETSGHTQELVEFRFDCDQDCLLVLVNQTGAACHTGRRHCFYRAVKGDEVVELIAPE
- a CDS encoding PLP-dependent aminotransferase family protein codes for the protein MSTILAKEMLRDSKPKYKAVVAMIRDQIAAGGLSVGDKLPPVRELAWQLQITPGTVARAYTVLTDSGVLHAEVGRGTFVSDPATTIEKESGELPLNLIEIDVVRHNSGGDVNSVNLFSPHLPNGGQVELIRKLMGEIAKDPPSGIMHYPSRRSAEPAREAMTQWLHGAPIGQIDANDIVLSHGGQNAIVLVFQTILRGRRPVVFVEELAYPGFRRAAELVRADIVPIACDKDGIIPEALAAAAERHPEAQILCTSPEVHSPTCGFTPMERRLALVKVARKADLQILEDDCYRIGRAEGEGYRLLAPERGWYVSSLSKSVTPALRIGCAIGPRGMSAALHRSAEHGFFGLATPMLDLCAALLAHPQLPQIMENSRLGVERYVKVAVNTLGGFDLRWRHDVPFLWLKLPQGWRASAFCLAAEKAGVQIRAAEEFASRDAQSPHAVRMAVNGGVSLRSFEAAMERLRRLLDNPPEEIGV
- the rpsI gene encoding 30S ribosomal protein S9 gives rise to the protein MSDEINTLEDLAQVAGVAATPEVELTPREPVRDELGRSYATGKRKDAVARVWIKPGSGKVVVNGKPQNEYFARPVLQMILAQPFGITGTEGQFDVFATVKGGGLSGQAGAVKHGVSKALQLYDPSLRGALKAAGFLTRDSRVVERKKYGKAKARKSFQFSKR
- the gluQRS gene encoding tRNA glutamyl-Q(34) synthetase GluQRS yields the protein MTFRTRFAPSPTGPLHLGHAYSAMLAYDMAVEQGGEFLLRIEDIDQSRARPAWEAQIYDDLAWLGLRWPTPVMRQSERLAVYGATLDSLWKSNHIYPCSCTRADINAALSAPQEGVPTHGPDGLIYPGTCRPDGEQSQSERPQGNTVLRLNIAATIENPDQVFQFTETGAGPVGETGQIRFTGQDVVNQVGDIVIARRDMGTSYHLAVVLDDAAQGISHVVRGADLFEATKIHVVLQTLLGLPVPSYHHHRLIRDDAGKRLAKRDDARAISTYRNEGITTQDIRSLIDR
- the trmFO gene encoding methylenetetrahydrofolate--tRNA-(uracil(54)-C(5))-methyltransferase (FADH(2)-oxidizing) TrmFO, which codes for MDTLHIIGGGMAGSEAAWQAANAGVQVVIHEMRPDVGTFAHQTGLLGEMVCSNSFRSDDSEQNAVGLLHWEMRAANGLIMATADKHKLPAGGALAVDREPFAQSVTDALLAHPNVTVEYGEITSLPEDGQWIIATGPLTSGALAEAIAAETGAEALAFFDAIAPIIYFDSINMDRAWMQSRYDKGETEEERTAYLNCPMSKEQYEAFIDALLAADKTEFREGETAGYFDGCLPIEVMAERGRETLRFGPMKPVGLTNAHQPDVKAYAVVQLRRDNKLGTLYNMVGFQTKMKYGAQTDVFKMIPGLEDASFARLGGIHRNSFINSPTLLDDQMRLRSRPNIRFAGQITGVEGYVESAAMGLLAGRMAAAELLGGTAPTPPNTTAMGALITHITGGADAKTFQPMNVNFGLFPPVEGLKSGRRGRKDRYKAYTDRAKLDWQAWLDRSELPA
- the rplM gene encoding 50S ribosomal protein L13; translated protein: MKTFSATPADIDKKWIIIDAEGVVLGRLASIVATRLRGKHKPSFTPHMDCGDNVIIINAEKVQMTGKKRDEKFYWHTGHPGGIKERTKAQILEGAHPERIVTLAVKRMLPGNRLSRQIMTNLRVYAGAEHGHEAQNPEVLDVKAMNPKNTRSA
- a CDS encoding DUF1127 domain-containing protein — its product is MTLTRPMPTDASSILSQQGTPIAAQLAVRFAVVVTKWATRRRTRLALSQLEPWQLSDVGLTRDDVRDEYRRVFWRV
- a CDS encoding class I SAM-dependent DNA methyltransferase, whose product is MTEVFLNKVYAASGETETREIYDAWAKTYETEVGEHGYATPGRCAAALAGMTPDLTAPLLDFGCGTGLSGLALKLAGFETIDGVDISKEMLAQATQKGVYRSTRQVTADTVIATGSYANIAAIGVIGTGAAPISVLDMLMKALPRDGRLVFSFNDHTLQDPVHEARINEWTDCGAARLLFRERGAHLPGIDMQSNVYILEKA
- a CDS encoding enoyl-CoA hydratase, with translation MAILQVTQRGAVTHLTMNAPERLNALSDEMLAALQSTLDQLAGDPDTRVITLSGSGKAFCAGHDLRQMTAMRQAPDGGAAAFKDLFDRCASVMARIQSMPQPVIAQVHGIATAAGCQLVATCDMAVAAEGTRFGVNGVNIGLFCSTPMVALSRNIPRKQAFEMLTTGRFIDATRAESLGLINRVVTAETLEAETAELAETVAAKLGAAVKIGKEAFYTQMSMPVAEAYAYTGEVMVQNMLRDDTAEGINAFLEKRDPDWEQ
- a CDS encoding PaaI family thioesterase, whose amino-acid sequence is MAAVMTAQQLNDFLGQVFEQVADDFHVDEVAGDHVTMRLLTSDKHLRPGGTISGPAMFGLADVAAYVVTLAHIGPKALAVTTNCSIDFMRKPEAGVPLIAKARLLKLGKQLSVTDVLLFSEGMEAPVARASLTYAIPPKSMG